The segment tcaataaaatacaccaataaacatgcaattgtccaaTCGTCCACCCCGTGACACTCCCACCTTTTCAAATATTCTGTCACTGTGCTGAATACATCATGTCATGTGGTAAGTGTTTTCTTACAGGCCAAAACACTTGCATTAAATTAACTTTGGCCCATGATTTTGTTACACCAGTAATCAGATGTTGCCACACTGATTGGCCAGCTGGTCAGAGCCAATGGATGCAGTTATAGAATCCAGAAGCTATAAAAACTGTACATTCATGATTTAGCTCcatgtcattttgtttgttcagCAGAGGCCAGCAGAGTTCCTTTGGTGTGACTCGCTGTTACTTtcactttgcattttttgtAATCCCAGAGTTTTTTGTCCATTTCCTTAAATACCACGCCTCACTGCAAGAAAtcgtatgtgtatgtgtatgtgcacGGTTACAAAAATCTTGATCTAGTAAGgaataatacatttctttaatttaattcaggAAACACACGCCCACCCTGAagtgctgcactacgttgttcACACTAACGGCCGATCTCGAGTGAGCCCATAAGCCCAGTGACCACGGTGAAACCACACGGCACGCTCTCTGCAAACAAAAGACGCCCGCACACAGTGCAGAGCAGAGCATTGCATCTCAGTCAGGATGTGGTCACACGTATGGCATAGATTCAGAAATAACCTTCCTAATGTAGCTTAGAGGGCTGCAGAGCTCCGGCCTGCGTGGCGTTggacatgaataaatgaatctaATTGACAAACAGGCCTTCTGCAGGCCGGAATGAACTCAATCCCATTGACCCCTTCAGGAGTCACTGGTCCGCAGCTTCAGTCTGTGGAGCTCTGTGGCTGTTAAAAATGTGAACTTGAAGCATGACAACATTGCAAATCAATTTTAAATCAAGATGGCACATGATGTCGTTCTGTTTGTTCAGGACAGCTCGGGGTCAGACCTCCTCCAGGCGTGTTTTTAGGTTTGTGTCTAAACGGCCCCACTAGAGGTCAGGAgagcttcacctgcagctgctgctgcaaaccacGATCACACCGTCAGCCTTTCCCAGCACTTAATGCTGTTTGACACTGGTTTTTCTCCCCAAAACACCAAAAACTGTTGTCAACAAATACTCCAACATTCGAGTCATGCATTCAAATAATTTAAAGCGTTTTTTGAAGTACAACGATGTGAGAGAAGGAACCCTATCTGAGACCAGGGTCTCCGTTGTTTTGCGTGTGCTCTGCAGTCCTGTGAGGGACTCGGTGTCACTGTGACTTTCCTGTGGGCCTAACTGAGCAGAAGGTGTCAAATGGTTGTGGTTTGCTTTGCTGTCAcctctgtgttgtcttttttaacTTCTTGGAAACTGTGTGGCTGAGACATCAGCAGCCATCTTGGCTCTTTATGATGTGTAACAGAATGAGGCTCCATCATGACATTCTCTTGAGGTCACAAACTCTAAACGGTCTGGGTGGATTCTGTCTTGTGATGTGAACAGGAAACTGCCTGAAAACAGCAATCATGTCTTGTTACAGATAAGCAGGCGTCATAAGGAAATGTTACAGGTCGATTTCAACCAAAAAGGGGAATCTGAAAGTGAAATTGATTGACAATAACAAACAAGTTTTCTCtctggttttaaaaacattttatttattataaatgctCCACGGATATTAAGCAAAAAGCGAAAGTATTATCGGCATAACATCTAGAAGCCATCAATAAAGTGAAAGAATGCTCTATTTCCCTTAAAAGACATGGTAAGATTCATCATTACTCATCATTAGACAATGCAATATATTATTTGTGATAAAAGAAGCGGATGCTTCCCCCCCCGTGAATTCACCCATTTGTTTGCAGACTGTCGCTGTGAAGCATCAACTTGTATGTTTTTTCTGTCTCGATCTTGTTTATTTTAGCGATGGGCTGAAAACACACTGGGAAAGAGTTGAAGGTGGAACAACTCCCAGACTGGGAGAAAAAAGGAGGGATATGATGACTACACAGTGCTCATCACAGCAGGTACTAAAGTGGGGGAAGAAGTAATATAAAAAAGATTGGAAATTGATTTGCAGTccgtcaatcacagtaagccccgccctaaagcacaaTTCTCCctatggtctatttgactctaaatggacaataatctactaaatgaacatcatgctgtattgagaAAGATTAAAAAGTTGCACCATGTTGGGTACGGACCACACACACGTAGGTACATAATGAATAGGTGCTTAAGTCATAACtctggatcttcttcttctgtggtctgTGTGATGTCTGTTGGATTTCCAGTGCAGCATAGCACACATCTTCATCCTGAAATTTGACATTTGTCCTTTAGGATCGTGAACTGATTTATTGCCATGAATCAGTACTTTCTTCTGTTACACCTACCCCATGCTGTCTTCTTTGAGGTGTTTGCTGATCAGGTTGTGGAGCTGCAGAAATCAATACAACATCAGTACAGACAGAACGGTGCATCAACACTCCAACACGGATCAAAAGGAGAGACTTCAGGTTTCTTTGTGATAACAATTCATTCAGTAGATTACCAATGACATTTCTTACATTTAGCTCTTTAGGAGCAGTATACAGTAGTTACCTTTTTTCTGACAGAGATGATAAACTAGAAGAGAAGataggagagaggagaagagagaggataCAACAGCAATAGCTGGACACAAGGAGAACAGCACCAGCTCGCTGGAGTCTGGACCTAAAAAAAGAGTTGTGCCAAAAAGCGTCATTAAACTGTGACCTCACCACAGTGATGAAACTAAATGGACATTTTGGCCCAATAAATAGTCATGACGATGATTTAGCTTTGTTCAGATTAATAAACAAAAGCTATTTATACGGGCGTAAATattcttttattaattaaatatataaacatttcaGGCCTGTGTTTCCTAAACAAAGCTTACAACAGTTATTACATTTACGTGCACTTAATTTAATAACTGTAACCCCTGTAATGGGTTGAAGTTCAGCAGAGTTTGTTGAGAATTCAAACTTTTCATTGAGCCGCACAAGAAATATTTTGCactaacattattatttattgtgcaAAAgtgttctaaaaaataaatctccaaCTTTTAATTGTGATGAAGCTTCAgatttgaaatgtaaaatgatccTAAAACCTCACTAGGCATAAAAAAATAGTGCAGTTCACATTTAAGGATGACCTACAACCTTCAGTTTCAGATTTTGGAATATAATTACATCTCTAAACcattataatgttttatttcaaattggCCCTTGTTAATACCCATAATCTTTTTGTAAGATGTCATAATGGTTCACATTAAGTACATATGAGGTACATTTTCCTACTTGGTGATAATTGTTTAGTCAAATCATACAACACAGATCTTACAAGAACAAAGTCAGAGCAGCATACTTACTGATCGAGATCCTTGTTGTGACGTTGCCGTTTCTGTAAATAGTTTCAGAGCCAATGAATTCTTTATCCTCTATACTTCTCTGTTCAGTTCCACAGTAGTAGAGTCCCTCATCAGAATCAGTGATGTTCATGATCAGCAGGTCATAGGAATCAGAAGAAGAGTTTTTCACaaattgaaaaccaggaacAATCTTCAGAGGATCTTTGGTGTCCTGGCCCTGATTGTATGCTAATCTGTATAAACTGAGGTCTATTTTAATGACAAGGGAAGGGTGGTTCTCAACAGAGCAGTTCCTGTACCACACTATGTGTACACCAGTTGATGGTTTACAATCACAGTACAGAGTGATGTTGTCTCCTCGTCTGACTGTCACTGATCCAGAGATCCATTCATGACTGCAGGATGCAACTCCtggaaaacagagaaaatggTAAAAGCAGCTGAAAATGTGCTCCGTTTTGGATGGTTTCACATTACAGCAGGGGCAGATTTCTgctcaacacaacaacaatgagaGCGTCATACAAAACAAATAAGACTTACCTAAGAGAGCCACTAGAAAAGTGTGCAGCACGTCCATGAGTGATGATGATCGGAAGTTAAAAGACAGCGAGACAGATTTCACCCAAAGACGTCATGCCCTTTAATGACAAACAATGTTCAATGTGATTGGCCAGTCAAGTGGAAAACTCTCTTCTGTGGGTTTTTTCTATTGGTTCAAAGATGTTTGTGGTATTCTGCGCTTTTatgcttgataaaaacaaagTAAGTAAAGCCCCTCTGAGGGGTTGCCATTAAACAGCCTTTTATTTCATGAACTGTATAGTAGTACCTCAAAGTATGCTGAGGGCTTTTATGGACATGAAGGACAAGACGTTTACATTCAAAAATAAGGTTTTGGAAACAGTGAGCTTTGTTTACAGTTCCCACAAGTTGCCATGTTGGGCAATTTACTTtatcattcaattattattgctttatttttccttttttatagcATTTTTTGCAACAGTGGTTGTGGCTGCTTGTTTAGCATAGATGATAATTTCTCTGTTTTCCAGGAGTTGCATCCTGCAGTCATGAATGGATCTCTGGATTTTAAATGATTACCAGAAATACTGTTCATGGCTGTTCTGaaaaatgatacaaatgattATTTTGGAGGTTTGACctctaaacacaacaacaagacaCGTGTGTTTGTCTACACGTTCACACACATCATCTCAGAGGACGGATAGAAACACAAAGGGTCAAATCTTCATGGTGGGAACTATCAAACACACTTGTCTCTACATTGGGGCTTGAATAAGGTGTAATGCAGTGGTTGCTGTGGTACTGctatgtctgcgtgtgtgtctacACATGCCTGCACTGATGTCCACACTTCCTGCTGTTTCCCGTTCAGACTTTGAGTTTCTGTTGATCTACTcaccaaaaaaacacagttttgtgTGACTGTGGTTTGGTGGCTGTAAGAAAACAAGACCTGGATGaaggttgatgtttttccaTATCCTGTGGCATgagcatttattttaaactatattacaatataatgaCCTTTAACTTGTTTCGGGTTCAGCGTGCTGCTGCAGTTTGACTAGATCTTACTTCTCATGCAAGTCTATATTAAAGAAGgattttcataaaaaaacaattatggaTTCAAACCCTACATTTGAAATTAAGTTTGCAGAGGTAATAATGAATTTTTAGATGTAAGATTTAGAATTACAAAATTTTCCACAGGTGTGTTTCCAGGTAGTGGCCTACTTGTTGCACCCCATCATCGTAAAGTGTCATCAACCACCTGCTGGAGGCGGGATCTTGGTATAAATGAACAGTTTGAAGAGTAAACCAGACTTTTGTTTGTAGGTCCTTTCAGTCTTTAATTCATCAAACAGCTACACAGTGGACTCATCTAGTCCTTGCATACAGCACACGGGGTGCACTTGGAAATCATCACTCTCACTTATAGCGCGCTACATGGTCAGACTCCAGCATATGTGGCTGAGCTGATTTGCCCTTTTTTAACCGCCCTACGCACCTTTAGGTGAAACATGATGAATCCTCTGTCCATCACAGTCACTCACATGAAGACGTGTGGTGAACAAGCTTTTGAGACAATGGCGCCCCAGTTGTTGAATGCTCTGCCTGCACCTCTACTGTGGAGGCAAAGCATTCAGGATGTGGTCACACATATGACATAGATTCAGAAATAACCTTCCTAATGTAGCTTAGAGGGCTGCAGAGCTCCGGCCTGCGTGGCGTTggacatgaataaatgaatctaCTGAACAAACAGGCCTTCTGCAGGCCGGAATGAACTCAATCCCACCGACCCCTTCAGGAGTCACTGGTCCGCAGCTTCAGTCTGTGGAGCTCTGTGGCTGTTTGTCACTGTGGGTTTACTGTTATTAAGCTACTCAGGAATTGTATCTCAGCATTTGGTTAAGTGCATGTGTGGAGGCTGATGGTAAACTAGAtataaaaacaggaaatgatcTGACAACAGCTTTTGAGTCTCTTAATGGGGACACAATCATCAGCATTGCAAAGCTGAAGCTGGATTGtagtcaacaacaaaaacaacaacaacagagatgCTTTCTGTCTGGATGTTAATGTGCACATCTGAACGACTTTTAACTAAATAGCAATGTAGCATGACAACATTGCATATCAATTTTAAATCAAGATGGCACATGATCTCGTTGTGTTTGTTCAGGACAGCTCGGGGTCAGACCTCCTCCAGGCGTGTTTTTAGGTTTGTGTCTAAACGGCCCCACTAGAGGTCAGGAgagcttcacctgcagctgctgctgcaaaccacGATCACACCGTCAGCCTTTCCCAGCACTTAATGCTGTTTTCACTGGTTTTTCCTccccaaaaacaccaaaaactGTTGTCAACAAATACTCCAACATTCGAGTCATGCATTCAACTAATTTAAAGCAGTGTTTGAGATACAACGTGAGAGAAGGAACCCTATCTGAGACCAGGGtcttttttccatctctgtTTTTTTGCGTGTGCTCTGCAGTCCTGTGAGGGACTCGGTGTCACTGTGACTTTCCTGTGGGCCCAACTGAGCAGAAGGTGTCAAATGGTTGTGGTTTGCTTTGCTGTCAcctctgtgttgtcttttttaacTTCCTGGAAACTGTGTGG is part of the Pungitius pungitius chromosome 9, fPunPun2.1, whole genome shotgun sequence genome and harbors:
- the LOC119218613 gene encoding uncharacterized protein LOC119218613 isoform X5, which translates into the protein MDVLHTFLVALLGVASCSHEWISGSVTVRRGDNITLYCDCKPSTGVHIVWYRNCSVENHPSLVIKIDLSLYRLAYNQGQDTKDPLKIVPGFQFVKNSSSDSYDLLIMNITDSDEGLYYCGTEQRSIEDKEFIGSETIYRNGNVTTRISITPQPDQQTPQRRQHGDEDVCYAALEIQQTSHRPQKKKIQSYDLSTYSLCTYVCVVRTQHGATF
- the LOC119218613 gene encoding uncharacterized protein LOC119218613 isoform X2 produces the protein MDVLHTFLVALLGVASCSHEWISGSVTVRRGDNITLYCDCKPSTGVHIVWYRNCSVENHPSLVIKIDLSLYRLAYNQGQDTKDPLKIVPGFQFVKNSSSDSYDLLIMNITDSDEGLYYCGTEQRSIEDKEFIGSETIYRNGNVTTRISISPDSSELVLFSLCPAIAVVSSLFSSLLSSLLVYHLCQKKAPQPDQQTPQRRQHGDEDVCYAALEIQQTSHRPQKKKIQSYDLSTYSLCTYVCVVRTQHGATF
- the LOC119218613 gene encoding uncharacterized protein LOC119218613 isoform X3 gives rise to the protein MDVLHTFLVALLGVASCSHEWISGSVTVRRGDNITLYCDCKPSTGVHIVWYRNCSVENHPSLVIKIDLSLYRLAYNQGQDTKDPLKIVPGFQFVKNSSSDSYDLLIMNITDSDEGLYYCGTEQRSIEDKEFIGSETIYRNGNVTTRISISPDPSEPPPQTQCLCVVCWMVLFSLCPAIAVLSSLLSSLLVYHLCQKKAPQPDQQTPQRRQHGDEDVCYAALEIQQTSHRPQKKKIQSSDFSTYSAINTSRM